In Rissa tridactyla isolate bRisTri1 chromosome 24 unlocalized genomic scaffold, bRisTri1.patW.cur.20221130 SUPER_24_unloc_1, whole genome shotgun sequence, the genomic stretch aggggggggtctgggggctcggggggggtctgggggctcAGCGCTCTCCACCATTTCCACCCCCGCCCAGGTCTCCTGGAGCCTGGAGCACCGCAACGCCCAGTCGGGCACCTACGAGGTGAAATTCTTCGACGAGGAGTCCTACAGCGCCCTGCGCAAGGTGGGTCCCTCTGGGGGGGGCCCCCACCCGGTGTGCCCCCACCCGGTGTGCCCCCACCCTGGTTCtgaacccccttttctctcccctcccccccttcaGGCTCAGCGCAATAACGAGGATGTCTCCCGCATCCGGCCCCTTTTCACCGTTAACGTGGACCATCGGgtgagtcgggggggggggtggtttgggggtcCCCGTGGGCCTGGGGGGGTCCTTGACACAGCTTCCTCgggatactggggggggggggtaggctggggatgcacagGGGGGTTTGGGCAGAAATTGGGGCGATTTGGGGGCGTTGGAGAATCCTTGGATGACCTGggggtggggctggggcaggcgcTTGGGGTGCTTCTCCTCTcggagggggggttgggggtcctggggggggggtcccaatgGTCTCtggggggtgggtgtgggggttttggggtgtccccaggtttttgggggggttgttttggggtgTCCCCGGGGTTTGGGGTGGCATCCCTGGGTTTTCGTGGTGGATTTTGAGGATGGGTATGGAGCCCTGCGGGGTTGAGGTTTGCCCtggggggagaggcggggggggaaggtgtgggggtcgggggggggcagCGGTGACCCCCCCAATTGTTTCGACAGGGCGCTTGGAATGGTCCCTGGGTGTCGACGGAGGTGGTGGCAGCTGCCATCGGCCTCGTCATCTATTACCTGGCCTTCAGCACCAAAAGCAGCATCCAGGCgtagggccccccccccccaaaaaaaataccacccccccaaaaaaataccacccccccccgcccaaacagccccTCCCAGAGGGTCCCCAGGTCCTGGTGGGGAGCAAGGTGCCCCTAAAATTACCCCTTTCCCCCCAGAATAAACATGTTTTGGGGTGCGCCTTAAAagtgggggtgttgggggggggggctgagggacCCGTCCATccctgtccgtccccccccctcaAAATGGGAACGGTTGGTTGGGGCTGGGCCCCAAAAATGGGGAgcccccgccccccagccctgAGTCAGGGGTGTTCTGGGCATGGGGGAGCCCCCAAAATGGAGGGTCTTGAGGGTCCACCCTGTGACTcctgcccgggggggggtgtccccaaatcccccccccccaataaaagtctcccccccccctccatctccctgtGTCTGTTTTGggggtgccccccgcccccccccgaggCGTCCGGGCTGCTGTCTGATGACATCACACCCAGCCCCAGACAGGGGTGATGTCATCAGTGACAAAGCGCGGTGACCTCACGGCGcagggggggggagggagcagatTGGGTGTTTCCGAGTCTGTTTCGGGGGTGTGAGGCCCCCCCCCgcgccacccccccaccccccgatgCCCGAGTCCTCccagggggggggggtgtgggggggtgtgtgtgtgtttcccaTCAGCCCCTGGGCGGCTGCCAGGGTCTGACTGCCGGGAAAGGGGTGTCATTATCCCTCCCCCCCTGctttgggaggggacccaggcggtcgggggggagtgggggggctccctccctcctcacagGGGACCCGGGCgtctgggcgggggggggggggattcccTCTCCCTTCACAGGGGACTCGGGCGTCCCGGGGGGGCGTTTAACCCCCCCATTAGGGGTCCggacacccgccccccccccacaactcCCCGCCCCggtgggggggacccaggcgcccccctcccccccgcggCGCTGGCTCAGGGTGTGgccgagggggcggggcctcgcggcggtgggcggggcccgcGCGCGGATTATGTCAGCCCcgcggcagccgcagccccgaGCTGGGAGCGGCGCGAGCAGGTAGGgccgggggtggagggggggtcCCGCGGAGGCGGGAATCGGGGGATCCggggctgttttgggggggggggggatgttacCGGGAAGGTGGTGCTGAGGGGAAGGTGCGTCTGCGGGGGTCCCgcggggctgggctgaggggagccggggcggggtggtggtgggggggtgggggtcctgGGCGAGGCGGGAagcgcggaggggccggggctgaGGTAAAAGTGGAGCTGTAGGGATGGCGTGAGGTAAAGGTGGGTCTGTAGGGTCTttatggggatgggatgaggtaAAGGTGGATCTATAGGATGTCTTTAGGGCTGGGCTGAGGTAAAGGTGGCTCTATAGGGTCTTTATGGGTCTGAGCTGAGGTAAAAGTGGATCTATAGGgtctctgtggggctgggctgaggtAAAGCTGGTTCTGTAGTCTGTCTTTGGGGCTGGCCTGAAGTAAAAGTGGTTTTATACGCTCCTTATGGGTCCGGCACTGGGGTAAAGGTGGCTCTGTATggtgtctgtggggctgggctgaggtAAAGGTGGCTCTATAGGGTATGTATGGGGCTGGGCTGAGGTAAAAGTGGCCCTATAGGGTCTCTATAGAGCCGGGCTGAGGCGAAGGTGGTTCTATGGCGTATCTATACGGGGCTGGGGCTCTGCGGGGAGGGGGCTCTGGGGTCCTCCCCAGGGCGGGAAGtgtggaggggctggggctgaggtAAAGGTGGCTCTATAGGGTCTccgtggggctgggctgaggCAAAGGTGGCTCTATAGGTTCTCCATGGGGCTGGGCTGAGGCAGTGGGGTGTCTGTGGGACTCTGCTGTGGGCTCTATAGGTTCTCTGTAGGgccagggagctctgctggggGCTCTATAGGGTCCCCATGACGTCTTTATGGGGCTGAGGGGATCTGTAGGGTCTCTAAGGGGGGTCCCTATGTGGATAGGGGGCTCAGATGGGGGGCTCTATAGGGTCCTTAAGAGGCCAGGGAGATCTGTCGGGGGGCTCTATAGGTTCTCCGCGGGGTCTCTATGGGGACACGGAGCTCTGTTGGGGGCTCTATAGGGTTTCCGTGGGGtctctatggggctggggggctctaTAGGATCTCCATGGGGTCTCTAAGAGGCCAGGGAGCTCTGGGGGGGGCTCTATAGGGTCTCCATATGGTCTCTGTGGGGCCAGGGAGCTCGCGGGGGGGAGGCTCTATAGGGTCTCCATGGGGTCTCCATGGGGACAGGGAGCTCGGAGAGGGCTCCGTAGGGTCTCCATAGGGTCTCCATGGGGTCTCTATGGGGATAGGGAGCTCGGGCGGGGCTCTACAGGGTCCCTATAGGATCCCGGCCCGCGTCCAACAGATGggtggggccggcgggggggggggaatgggcccgtgtgcggggcggggggggacgacacacacgaTGTAACTGGCCCCGACGGCTCCCCACGGCCTCGTCAccccgcggccgccccccgccgccgtgACGGctccggtggggcggggggggcccggaCGCCCGGGTCCCTTGGAGGGAGGGGTcgccggacgcctgggtcccttaGGGGGGGTTGGgtggcccggacgcctgggtcccgtCTCGGGTagaggggggggtggggtgccggtccccccccccccccccggtcatTTCCCTACAGGTGCCACGGGCCCGCCCCTCCCCCCACTTGCAgcacccggacgcctgggtccattttgggggggggggggggggcagggaggggcccggacgcctgggtccctttCTGTGGGAGGTTGGGGGGGGTCATCGCccggtccctcccagccccaccccCAGGAATGCGGGGTCAACAAGGGACCCTtgtccccgccggggccgcccccgttTCCGCCCCGAGATGGTGGGGGGGgtaaggggggggggcgggctcgGGCGGCTGGGTCCCTCCTGCGGGGGGGGCGGGAGCTGTCCGGGACGGCTGGGTGCCCTGTCCAGGGTGCTgaaggggagatggggggggcGGTTCTCTCGGACGGCTGGGTCccctgcggggcgggggggaagggaggggatggagctgggcggggggggggggggggggggtcgctcGGACGCCTGGGTCCCGAGCCAAGGTGACAGGTTCCCTCATTAGCCGTTGCCATGGTAACGGGAGCatccggggggggcgggggggaggggaggctgtGGCCGCCACACaatggagatggaggggggggctgtgggggggtcccgggcacCTGGATCCCCTCCGCGGGGGGGAAGCTGACACCCTACCTCCCCCCCCACCGTGTACCCCCCGCcaggcccccgctgccgccggccccggccatGGCTCTGCCCCGGGGGCTcggcctcctcctgctgctggcgctgggggggcccggcgccgccatcaCCATCCCCCCGGAGTGtgagtggggcgggggggggggggttccttGCACGGGACGGGGGGGGCTTGCACGCTGTACGAGGACCTTTTGCACGAGGGCTGCTTGCACAAGGGCCACTTGCACGAGGGCCGCTCGCCCCCCCTGCACGAGGACCCCTCGCACTCTCGCCCCTGCCCTTGCACGAGGACCCCTTGCCCCCCCTTGCCTTGCACGGCTGTTCATGAGGGTCCTGTGACCCCCTGCGCCCGGGGGGAGCCCCCCACTCACTGCTGTAtctctcccctctctgctcccccccgGACGGTGCAGATGGTCTGCACGAGCGTGAgtctgggggggtcctgggtggTTCTGGGGAGGGGGGTCTTGGGAGGCTTCTGGGCAGTTCTGAGGACCCTGGGGGTCTCTGTGGGGCCTGGGGAGGGTCCCTGGGGTTTCCAGGGGGGTCCCTGAGGTGCCCAGGGTGGTGTCCAGTGTCCTGGAGAGGGTCCCCATGGAGTCTGTTTGGGGTCTGGGGTCCCCAAGTGTCCTTGGGGAGGCTCCTGGGGGCCCTGAGGGGGTTCCTGTgcatctgggggggggggtgtcctggggaCCCTATGGGGTGCCTAGGGTGttgctgggggtgctggtgtgTCGCCAGGGCACCCCCTGCactgacacccccacccccccccccccatctgcaGTCCTGCAGCCCCCCGAGCTGGTGGAGCAGCCCCCGGAGCAGCTCGTTGTCTTCCCCAGCGATGACATCGTCCTCAAGTGCAACGCCACTGGCAACCCCCCCGTCCAGTGAGTGTCCCCCGTGTTCCCCCCGATTTGTCCCCCAACccccgctgtgtccccccccggtaACGGTGACGCCCCCACCTGCAGGTACCGCTGGATGCGGGAGGACCAGCCTTTCGTCCCTGAGGAGCACCCGGGGGTGACGGTGGCCCCGGGCCTGGGGACGCTGGTCATCAACGCCAGCCTGGCCGGCCGCCTGCAGGGCCGCTACCGCTGCTTGGCCACCAACGCCCTGGGCACCGCCTTGTCCCTCGAGGCCCGTGTCATCGCCGAGAGTGAGACGGggaccccgacaccccccccagGCACCCCAACACCCTCCACGTACCCGCACGCAGCCTCCGCCCCCTCCTGGGGCCCTCCAAATCCCCTTCCGGTGACCCAAAAGCTGCCCTGGGGTCCCCTAAATCCCCCCAAACCTGCCCTGGAGTACCCTAAATCCTCCCTGAATCCCTCCAAACCTGCCCTGGGGCCCCTTAAATCCCCCCTGAATCCCCCCAAACCTGCCCTGGGTCCCCTAAATCCCCCCTGAATCGACCCAAACCCAACCTGTGGTCACCTAACACCCCAGGGTGTCCCAGAGCCCCCTGGGTGTCCCCTAAATCCCCCCAGAGCCCAGTGGGGGTCCCCTAAAATCCCCCTGGGAGCCCCCAGATCTCCCTATGTCCCCACACACCCCTATTTCCCTGCTACGACCCCTCACTCAGGGCCTGGACGCTGAGGTCCCTGGCTGGTTTGGAGGGGAATCCCCTGGATGTGGGGGATCCCTGGCTGGTTTGGGGGGCCCCCCTGGATACCCGCGCCCCCCCAAACGCTGTTGTGGTCCCCAGACACGCCACAGTGGCCCAAGGAGAAGGTGATGCcggtggaggtggaggagggggaCCCCGTGGTGCTGCCCTGTGACCCCCCCAAGAGCGCCGTGCCCCCCAAGATCTACTGGCTCAACAGCCGTGAGCAaccggggaggggctgggggggggggatgtggctGATCCTGCACCCCTTGTACGCGGttccccctgcacccccttctcccctcacacctggggggggctgggggtagcGGGgaccccctgacacccccccctgtgtgtgtgttgtcccgcccaccccccccaggCATCGTGCACATCGCGCAGGACGCCCGAGTGAGCATGGGGCAGGACGGGTTCCTCTACTTCGCCAACGCGCTGGTGGGCGACAGCCACCCCGACTACATCTGCCACGCTCACTACCTGGGGCCCCGCACCATCATCCAGAAGGAGCCCCTCGACCTCCGCGTCGCCCCCagtgcgtggggaggggggggggaaccgggacCCCGAACTTCCCCCCTGAGACCCCCAGAGTTGCCCCCAGAACCCAGCTCCCCTCGGGACCCTCTAACCCCCCAGATTCACTTCTGTGGGAGCCCCCCAAATCACTTTTACTCTAGGGTAACCCCACCTTAAAATCCCCTCTAAAACCCTCCtacacccccccagcacccataaAACTGCCTCACACAGCTGAAGCCCCCCCCCAAACCGTGGGGACACCCCAGATAGGACCCCACTCCCCCTCTCaagctgccctgccctggggtccTCCCTCAAAAAGCCCCCTGGAGACCCCCACTCTGGTCTGGGGAGGGTGTCTCGGGGATCCTTTTGTGTATTAGGGGGTCCTTGGGAGTATGAGGGGAGCTATTGGGGGGTCCCTTGGTGAATGGGGGGGGTCATTTGGGCTCATGAGGGGGGCTGTTGGTGTATGGAGGATCCCTGAGGCTTGGGGGGCGGTGTCTCCTGGTGCATGGGGGGTGCTCAGGAGTATGGGGGGGGCTCTTGAGGTTGCCCCCCCGGCCCTGCTAACCCCTTTTACCCCCCAGGTAACTTGGTGCAGTCCCGCCGTCCCCGGCTGGTGGTACCCCGGGAGCCACAGCCCCCCCATGTCGCCCTGCGGGGGGGCACCCTGGTCCTCGAGTGCATTGCCGAGGGGCTGTGAGTCTGGGCTGGGGGGcgggaggtggggctgggggtgtcagggagctcctggagggtccccagggtgctgagggagggctgaggggggaagCTGGGCTCGGGGAGGGTGTCCCGGCCCCCCTCCGGTGACAtgggcccccagccccacgccgacGGTGCGGTGGCAGCGGCTGAATGGGCCcctgccgcggggccgggcctCGCTGGAGAACTTCAACAAGACGCTGCGGCTGCGAGCGGTGGAGGAGGCGGACGACGGCGAGTACGAGTGCGTGGCCGAGAACAGCCAGGGCCAGGCGCGGCACAGCCACCTCGTCACCGTCGAGGGTAGGGcgtggggggcgctggggggtgctggggaccctAGGAGGCACTGGGGTGGGAGCTAAGGGCACTGGGAGAcggtggggagcactgggagacactgggaggcactggggcgGGTGCTGAGGGCACTGGGAGACACCGGGACGCGCTGGGGTAGGTGCTgagggcactggggggcactAGGATCTGTTGGGGTGGCTACTGGGAatgctgggaggtgctggggggctgctgggggcactgggaggcactggcgtgggtgctgggggcactggggtgggagCTAGGGGCAacgggaggcactgggagactCTGGGATAggagctgggggcactgggaggcactgggatccACTGGGGTGGGCACTGGGAGACGCTGGGGgttgctgggggcactgggaggcactgggatccACTGGGGTGGGCACTGGGAGACGCTGGGGgttgctgggggcactgggaggcactgggatccACCGGGGTGGGCACTGGGAGACGCTGGGGgttgctgggggcactgggaggcactgggatccACCGGGGTGGGCACTGGGAGACGCTGGGGgttgctgggggcactgggaggcactgggatccACCGGGGTGGGCACTGGGAGACGCTGGGGgttgctgggggcactgggaggcactgggatccACTGGGGTGGGCACTGGGAGACGCTGGGGgttgctgggggcactgggaggcactgggatccACTGGGGTGGGCACTGGGAGACGCTGGGGgttgctgggggcactgggaggcactgggatccACCGGGGTGGGCACTGGGAGacgctgggggctgctgggggcactgggaggtgCCGGGATTGTGCCTGGGGGCACTGGGATCCGCTGGGGTGAGTGGTGGGAGACACTgggaggtgccggggggggggggagggggcgcgtGGGGGATGGTCCCtgacacccccttccccccctgccccccccagcggCCCCGTACTGGGTGCGCAGCCCCGAGAGCGGGGTGTTCGGCCCGGGGGAGACGGCACGGCTGGACTGCAGCGTGGAGGGCAAGCCCCGGCCCCGCGTCACCTGGCGCCTCAATGGCGTCCCCATCGAGGGTAGGGGGGCccctggggggggaaaaacaatcCCTGGGGGGGGGAGTGGTTActggggtcccggggggggttGTTGGGGACCCTTGGGGGGCTTGCCAGGGCTGGGTAGTAGCCCTGGAGCTGGGGGTCAGGGTCCCTGGGGTCTCTTGGGGTCCCCAGGACAGTCCAAagagggtgggggggtgagggggggcaaGTTGGGGTCCCTTGGGAATTATTGGGGTCCCTGGGAGGATTTTGGGTATCTCTGTAAAATATTGGGGTCCCTGAGGGGGGTGTaggggtccctggggaggctgtagGGGTCTCTGGGGGGCGTGAGGGGGCGTGGGGGGGTCCATGGGGAGGCAGCAAGgtccggggggggtggtgggggtccctggggatggATGGAGGTCCCCAGGGAGGcagtgggggtccctgggggaggggggttggggtCCGTGGGGGGGTCTGGGGTTCCCCGGGGGGGCGTGGCGGTCCCTGCGGgtgccctgaccccccccccgtTGCAGAGGTGccgggggccggccggcgggcggTGCGGGAGGGGGCCCTGGTGCTGTCCCGCCTGGAGCCCAACGACACGCTGGTGGCCCAGTGTGAGGCCTACAACCGCCACGGGCGACTGCTGGCCAACGCCTTCGTCTACGTCGTGGGtgtgtggggggctgtggggaccccCCCTTAGCCACCGGGACCCCCCCTTGGCCACCAGGAACTCCCCTTGGCCACCAGGACCCCCCTACGGGCACCCAGATCCGCCCACAGCCCTCTTCTTGCCAAGGGCGTTCCCCCGGGGCAACCGCATCCCTACGGCAACAGGCTGTTCCTGGCAACCGTCCCCATGGCGATGGCATCCCCCGACTGTCCCCGCAGTGACAGTGTCGCCGTGGTGACGGCATCCccggtgtggtggtggtggtccccGGCCGCGGATGTGATCCCTGCCGTGACCACATCCCCCCCTTGGCAACCGCATCCCCCCCCTTGGCAACCGCATCCCCCTTAGGAACGACATCCCCCTTAGCAACCGCATCCCCCTTGGCAACCGGGTCTCCCCAGCACCTGCATCCCCCCTAGCAACCATCCCCGGGTGGTACCCTTCCCTGGCAACCCCTTAGCAACCAGCCCCATGGCAACGGTGTCCCCCATAGCAACCAGCCCCATGGCAACAGTGCCCCCCATAGCAACCCCCCATCCATTGCCACAGCAACTGGGCAACaggccccccctcccctcgccaTCACCATGGCAACCGAGCCTGGAGACGGTTGCTATGGCAACCTGCCTTATCAATGGCAGCTCCCACAGCAACCCTGTTTGGGTAGCTGTTGCCACAGTGACAGCCACCTCTATGGCAACCGGGGGGTACCTGTTGCCATGGCAATGACAACCCGAGCTGCCTCAATGTcctgggaagggggtgggggaggtttggcggggggtttggggggctcgGGGCGGGCGGGTCTGGACACCTCATTCACTGGCCCCCCATCCCCAGAGCTGCCGGTGAAGATCCTGACGCCGGACAAGACGCCGTACGCGGTGGTGGAGAACCGGACGGTCTTCCTGCACTGCCGGACCTTCGGGGCCCCCGCGCCCACCGTCGAGTGGTgagacaccccccgcccccagagcccccacccccctggcacccccagtgctgcccccccacccccaatgcTTCGTACCCTCCCCCTCGGCCAGGCTGACGCCGGAGCTGGAGCCGGCGCTGCAGGACGACCGGGCCTTCGTCTTCACCAACGGCACCCTGCGGCTGGGCCCGGTggcgcggggggacgggggggtctTCACCTGCCAGGCCCACAACCCCCACAGCAACGCCAGCGTCGCCGCCCACCTGGACGTCAAAggtaccaggacccccagggacccccccccagccctggcacccccaaGGACTGCCCAGGTCacttgggaccccccccccaggatgCCCCTTATTGCCCTGGGGCACCTTTGGGACCCCTGAATCCCCCTCAGAGCCCCTCGGGGACCCCCTAAATCCTTCCTGGAATCCCTCAGAACCCCACAGGGACTCCCAAAATCCTTCCCAGGAGCTCCCAGAGCTCTCCAGTCTCCTCCAGATCTTTCCCAGGACTCCCCAGAGCCTCCCAGGGACCCCTCAGTCCTTCCTGGGCTCCACCAGAGTCTTCTTGGGATGCCCCCCAACCTCTCCTGTGCCCCCCAAATCCTTCCTGAGGCACCTACATCCTTCCTGAGACTGGCCCAGAGACCCTCTGGGGCCCCCCCAGGTCTTTCCTGGGACCCCCAAGAGCCTCCAGGGCCCCCCAAATCCTTCCTAGGatcctccagcccccccccaagTCTCTTCTGGGATCCCCTAGAGCCCTGTAGAACCCCCCAAATCCTTTCTGGGACCCCCCCTGTGCTCCCCCAATCCTTCCTGAGACTGCTATATGGATCTGGGACCCTCAGAGCTCCTTCaggttccccccctgccccgtgtgtgtgtgtcccattAACCCTGTGCCACCCCCGCCAGCGGCGACGCGGATCGAGGTGCCCCCCCAGAGCACGACGGCGAAGAAGGGGGAGACGGTCACCTTCCGCTGCGTGGCCGCCTTCGACCCCGGGCTGGCCCCCCGCGGCCTCGAGTGGCGCCGGGACGGGCAGCTGCTGCGCGAGACGGCCGATAGCGACAagtgagggggctggggaggggtcaaGAGGGTCCCACGGACCCCCCGGGGGTGGCCAacaacccccccacctccccgcagg encodes the following:
- the SSR4 gene encoding translocon-associated protein subunit delta produces the protein MAALAVLAGLLALALGAAGEPCPEPTIVPSYYTTSDAVISSESVFVVEISLACKNGAQNVALYADVNGKQFPVTRGQDVGRYQVSWSLEHRNAQSGTYEVKFFDEESYSALRKAQRNNEDVSRIRPLFTVNVDHRGAWNGPWVSTEVVAAAIGLVIYYLAFSTKSSIQA